Proteins encoded together in one Sylvia atricapilla isolate bSylAtr1 chromosome 2, bSylAtr1.pri, whole genome shotgun sequence window:
- the PAXBP1 gene encoding PAX3- and PAX7-binding protein 1 isoform X2, with amino-acid sequence MFRKARRVNVRKRNDSEEEDEERDEEPPQEAAPAAGTAGEGPSEASAPLASGAGLLPLPAGCVPLALPGSPAAFACAASYGAALGLGLGLMGAERGLGALPPPAAPRPPQPQQGNGLPAAGRPKEKKRSRENKEVPRASLLSFQDEEEETEEVFKVKKSSYSKKIVKQLKKEYKEDLEKSKVRTEVNSPTDVEAPLEKTGQVKDTGQEDGTANSEHGEEEMEVESEKEEEKPKAGGAFSSALSSLNVLRPGEIPDAAFIHAARKKRQMARELGDFTPVDSEPGIEGSDDEALVAGEQDEELSRWEQEQIRKGINIPQVQPSQPAEVNNVYYQNTYQTLSYGSSYGVPYTYAAYGSSETKSQKTDNTVPFKTPSNEMTPVTIDLVKKQLKDRLDSMKEMHKANRQQYEKHQQSQEDSTKAIERLEGSSGGIGERYKFLQEMRGYVQDLLECFSEKVPLINELESAMHQLYKQRASRLVQRRQDDIKDESSEFSSHSNKALMAPNLDSFGRDRVIYQEQVKRRTAEREARRARRRQAREQTGKMADHLEGLSSDDEETSTDITNFNLERDRILKESSKVFEDVVESFYSIDCIKSQFEAWRSKYFASYKDAYIGLCLPKLFNPLIRLQLLTWTPLEGKCRDFETMLWFESLLFYGCEEQEQVKDDADISLLPTIVERVVLPKLTVISENIWDPFSTTQTSRMVAIVQKLIDGYPSVVNAENKNTQMLLKALLLRMRRTLDDDVFMPLYPKNILENKNSGPYLFFQRQFWSSVKLLGNFLQWYGILSNKTLQELSIDGLLNRYILMAFQNSEYGEDSIKKAQSVIACFPKQWFTNLTGDKTISQLENFCRYLVHLADTIYRNSIGCSDVEKRNAREHIKQIIKLLASIRALDHALTVANDHNVKEFKILIEGK; translated from the exons ATGTTCCGCAAGGCGCGGAGGGTGAACGTGCGCAAGCGGAACGACtcggaggaggaggatgaggagcgCGACGAGGAGCCCCCTCAGGAGGCGGCGCCGGCGGCCGGGACGGCGGGGGAAGGGCCCAGCGAGGCCTCGGCGCCGCTGGCGTCGGGCGCCGGGCTCCTGCCGCTGCCCGCCGGCTGCgtgcccctggccctgcccggCAGCCCCGCGGCCTTCGCCTGCGCCGCCAGCTACGGCGCGGCTCTGGGCCTGGGGCTGGGCCTGATGGGGGCTGAGCGGGGCCTGGGGGCTctgccgccgcccgccgccccgcggcccccacagccccagcagggcaaCGGGCTGCCGGCCGCCGGCCGCCCCAAGGAGAAGAAGCGGTCGCGGGAGAACAAAGAGgtgcccagggccagcctgCTCAGCTTCCAGGACGAGGAGGAGG aaactgaagaaGTTTTCAAAGTGAAGAAATCAAGTTACAGCAAAAAGATTGTAAAGCAGTTGAAGAAAGAATACAAAGAAGATCTTGAAAAATCGAAAGTTAGAACAGAAGTCAATTCTCCAACAGATG TTGAAGCACCACTAGAAAAGACAGGACAGGTTAAAGATACAGGCCAAGAAGATGGGACTGCAAACAGTGAGCATGGTGAAGAGGAAATGGAAGTTGAaagtgagaaggaagaagaaaaaccaaaggCTGGTGGTGCTTTTTCAAGTGCTCTGTCGTCACTGAATGTTCTCCGCCCAG GAGAAATTCCAGATGCTGCTTTTATTCATGCCGCTAGGAAAAAGCGTCAAATGGCTCGTGAGCTTGGAGACTTTACCCCCGTTGACAGTGAACCAG GTATTGAGGGAAGTGATGATGAAGCACTAGTGGCAGGGGAGCAAGATGAAGAACTCAGTAGATGGGAGCAAGAGCAGATACGAAAAGGAATCAACATACCCCAG GTTCAGCCAAGTCAGCCTGCAGAAGTGAATAATGTGTACTACCAGAACACCTACCAGACACTGTCTTATGGTTCATCCTACGGCGTTCCATACACCTACGCCGCGTATGGATCATCGGAAACCAAGTCTCAAAAAACAGATAACACAGTTCCTTTCAAAACTCCCAGTAATGAGATGACTCCTGTTACTATTGATTTGGTAAAGAAACAGCTTAAAGACAG GTTGGACTCTATGAAAGAAATGCACAAAGCTAATCGGCAGCAATATGAGAAACATCAGCAAAGCCAAGAGGACTCTACCAAGGCAATTGAAAGATTAGAAGGGTCTTCTGGGGGTATTGGTGAACGGTATAAATTTTTGCAAGAAATGCGAGGGTATGTCCAAGACTTGCTTGAGTGTTTCAGTGAAAAG GTGCCTCTGATTAACGAGCTTGAGTCTGCAATGCACCAGCTGTACAAACAGCGAGCTTCCCGCCTTGTCCAAAGACGACAAGATGATATTAAAGATGAATCTTCGGAGTTTTCAAGCCATTCAA ATAAAGCCCTGATGGCACCAAATCTTGATTCTTTTGGGCGAGACAGAGTGATCTATCAAGAGCAAGTCAAGCGTCGAACTGCAGAAAGAGAGGCTAGAAG AGCTCGCCGCAGACAAGCGAGGGAGCAGACTGGGAAGATGGCAGATCACCTGGAAGGCCTCTCCAGCGATGATGAGGAGACTTCCACAGATATCACCAACTTCAACTTGGAGCGAG ATCGTATATTGAAAGAATCCAGCAAAGTGTTTGAAGACGTTGTGGAAAGCTTTTACTCCATTGATTGCATTAAGTCGCAGTTTGAAGCTTGGCGCTCCAAGTACTTTGCTTCTTACAAGGATGCTTATATTGGCCTCTGCTTACCAAAGCTGTTTAACCCTTTAATCAGACTTCAGCTGCTGACCTGGACTCCTTTGGAG GGCAAGTGTCGAGATTTTGAAACGATGTTGTGGTTTGAGTCATTGCTGTTTTatggctgtgaggagcaggagcaggtgaAAGATGATGCTGATATTTCACTGTTGCCTACCATTGTAGAGAGAGTTGTTCTTCCTAAATTAACAG taatttctgaaaatatctggGATCCCTTTTCTACCACACAGACATCTAGAATGGTAGCAATTGTACAGAAACTAATAGATGGATATCCCTCAGTGGtgaatgcagaaaacaaaaatacacaa ATGCTTTTAAAGGCGCTGCTGCTAAGAATGAGGAGAACACTAGATGATGATGTATTCATGCCCTTGTATCCAAAAAA CATCTTGGAAAACAAGAACTCTGGTCCGTATTTGTTTTTCCAACGTCAGTTTTGGTCCTCTGTTAAG TTATTGGGAAACTTCCTCCAGTGGTATGGAATCCTTTCAAACAAAACTCTACAGGAGCTGTCCATAGATGGGTTGCTTAATAGATACATTCTTATGGCTTTTCAAAACTCAGAGTATGGAGAGGACAGCATTAAGAAAGCTCAAAGT GTAATTGCTTGCTTCCCTAAGCAATGGTTCACTAATCTAACAGGAGACAAGACTATTTCTCAGCTAGAAAACTTCTGTAGATACCTTGTTCACCTGGCTGATACAATTTACAGAAACAGCATTGGGTGCTCTGATGTAGAGAAGAGAAATGCAAG
- the RNF121 gene encoding E3 ubiquitin ligase RNF121 isoform X2, with amino-acid sequence MAAVLEVEVGGPVEREVDLSHLSPEERWRVEHVRMHAKHRGHEAMHAEMVLILIATLVVAQLLLVQWKQRHPRSYNMVTLFQMWVVPLYFTIKLNWWRFLVIWVLFSAVTAFVTFRATRKPLVQTTPRLVYKWFLLIYKISYATGIVGYMAVMFTLFGLNLLFRIKPEDAMDFGISLLFYGLYYGVLERDFAEMCADYMASTIGFYSASGMPTKHLSDSVCAVCGQQIFVDVNEEGIIENTYRLSCNHVFHEFCIRGWCIVGKKQTCPYCKEKVDLKRMFSNPWERPHVMYGQLLDWLRYLVAWQPVIIGLVQGINYILGLE; translated from the exons GTTGATCTTTCACACTTGTCCCCAGAGGAGAGATGGAG GGTGGAGCACGTGCGGATGCACGCCAAGCACCGCGGGCACGAGGCCATGCACGCCGAGATGGTGCTCATCCTCATCGCCACGCTGGTGgtggcacagctcctcctggtgCAGTGGAAGCAGCGGCACCCTCGCTCCTACAAC ATGGTGACCCTCTTCCAGATGTGGGTAGTGCCTCTGTATTTCACTATCAAGCTGAACTGGTGGAGGTTCCTGGTGATCTGGGTGCTCTTCTCAGCAGTCACAGCTTTTGTCACCTTCCGGGCAACTCGAAAGCCTCTGGTACAGACAACACCCAG GCTAGTTTATAAATGGTTTCTACTAATATACAAGATCAGCTATGCTACTGGGATCGTGGGGTACATGGCTGTCATGTTTACGCTTTTTGGTCTTAACTTATTATTCAG AATCAAACCTGAAGATGCAATGGACTTTGGCATCTCCCTGCTCTTCTATGGTCTGTACTACGGGGTGCTGGAGCGGGACTTTGCTGAGATGTGTGCAGATTACATGGCCTCAACCATCGGG TTCTACAGCGCCTCAGGGATGCCCACCAAGCACCTCTCGGACAGCGTGTGTGCCGTGTGTGGCCAGCAGATCTTCGTGGATGTCAACGAGGAAGGCATCATTGAGAACACCTACCGCCTCTCCTGCAACCACGT GTTTCATGAGTTCTGCATCCGGGGCTGGTGCATTGTCGGGAAGAAGCAGACGTGTCCATACTGCAAAGAGAAGGTGGATCTCAAGAGGATGTTCAGTAACCC CTGGGAGAGGCCACACGTCATGTACGGGCAGCTGCTGGACTGGCTGCGCTACTTGGTGGCCTGGCAGCCAGTGATCATCGGGCTGGTCCAGGGAATCAACTACATCCTGGGGCTGGAGTAA
- the IL18BP gene encoding interleukin-18-binding protein, giving the protein MALQPPSITIVRTPAELPRPGESVTVSCEALSALPEFTLLYWLENGFFVESLHPDGAVREGTVQEGLQDSGGRTLHRDLHFSSFDNRYLHTNFTCVVLSPLGVDSREVRWPSPAPVTGKSGDLG; this is encoded by the exons ATGGCCTTGCAGCCGCCCAGCATCACCATCGTGCGGACTCCAGCAGAACTCCCCCGCCCAG gtgagaGTGTGACTGTGTCGTGCGAGGCATTGAGCGCGCTTCCGGAGTTCACGCTGCTCTACTGGCTGGAGAACGGCTTCTTCGTGGAGAGCCTGCACCCAGACGGGGCTGTGCGTGAGGGGACAGTGCA agaggggctgcaggactCGGGGGGCAGGACCCTGCACCGTGATCTGCACTTCAGCTCCTTTGACAACCGGTACCTGCACACCAACTTCACCTGCGTGGTGCTCAGTCCCCTCGGTGTCGACAGCAGGGAGGTGCGGTGGCCGTCCCCAGCCCCGGTCACTGGGAAGAGCGGGGACCTGGGCTGa
- the RNF121 gene encoding E3 ubiquitin ligase RNF121 isoform X3, producing the protein MAAVLEVEVGGPVEREVEEVDLSHLSPEERWRVEHVRMHAKHRGHEAMHAEMVLILIATLVVAQLLLVQWKQRHPRSYNMVTLFQMWVVPLYFTIKLNWWRFLVIWVLFSAVTAFVTFRATRKPLVQTTPRLVYKWFLLIYKISYATGIVGYMAVMFTLFGLNLLFRIKPEDAMDFGISLLFYGLYYGVLERDFAEMCADYMASTIGFYSASGMPTKHLSDSVCAVCGQQIFVDVNEEGIIENTYRLSCNHVFHEFCIRGWCIVGKKQTCPYCKEKVDLKRMFSNPSYPAGRGHTSCTGSCWTGCATWWPGSQ; encoded by the exons GTTGATCTTTCACACTTGTCCCCAGAGGAGAGATGGAG GGTGGAGCACGTGCGGATGCACGCCAAGCACCGCGGGCACGAGGCCATGCACGCCGAGATGGTGCTCATCCTCATCGCCACGCTGGTGgtggcacagctcctcctggtgCAGTGGAAGCAGCGGCACCCTCGCTCCTACAAC ATGGTGACCCTCTTCCAGATGTGGGTAGTGCCTCTGTATTTCACTATCAAGCTGAACTGGTGGAGGTTCCTGGTGATCTGGGTGCTCTTCTCAGCAGTCACAGCTTTTGTCACCTTCCGGGCAACTCGAAAGCCTCTGGTACAGACAACACCCAG GCTAGTTTATAAATGGTTTCTACTAATATACAAGATCAGCTATGCTACTGGGATCGTGGGGTACATGGCTGTCATGTTTACGCTTTTTGGTCTTAACTTATTATTCAG AATCAAACCTGAAGATGCAATGGACTTTGGCATCTCCCTGCTCTTCTATGGTCTGTACTACGGGGTGCTGGAGCGGGACTTTGCTGAGATGTGTGCAGATTACATGGCCTCAACCATCGGG TTCTACAGCGCCTCAGGGATGCCCACCAAGCACCTCTCGGACAGCGTGTGTGCCGTGTGTGGCCAGCAGATCTTCGTGGATGTCAACGAGGAAGGCATCATTGAGAACACCTACCGCCTCTCCTGCAACCACGT GTTTCATGAGTTCTGCATCCGGGGCTGGTGCATTGTCGGGAAGAAGCAGACGTGTCCATACTGCAAAGAGAAGGTGGATCTCAAGAGGATGTTCAGTAA TCCTTCCTACCCAGCTGGGAGAGGCCACACGTCATGTACGGGCAGCTGCTGGACTGGCTGCGCTACTTGGTGGCCTGGCAGCCAGTGA
- the RNF121 gene encoding E3 ubiquitin ligase RNF121 isoform X1 translates to MAAVLEVEVGGPVEREVEEVDLSHLSPEERWRVEHVRMHAKHRGHEAMHAEMVLILIATLVVAQLLLVQWKQRHPRSYNMVTLFQMWVVPLYFTIKLNWWRFLVIWVLFSAVTAFVTFRATRKPLVQTTPRLVYKWFLLIYKISYATGIVGYMAVMFTLFGLNLLFRIKPEDAMDFGISLLFYGLYYGVLERDFAEMCADYMASTIGFYSASGMPTKHLSDSVCAVCGQQIFVDVNEEGIIENTYRLSCNHVFHEFCIRGWCIVGKKQTCPYCKEKVDLKRMFSNPWERPHVMYGQLLDWLRYLVAWQPVIIGLVQGINYILGLE, encoded by the exons GTTGATCTTTCACACTTGTCCCCAGAGGAGAGATGGAG GGTGGAGCACGTGCGGATGCACGCCAAGCACCGCGGGCACGAGGCCATGCACGCCGAGATGGTGCTCATCCTCATCGCCACGCTGGTGgtggcacagctcctcctggtgCAGTGGAAGCAGCGGCACCCTCGCTCCTACAAC ATGGTGACCCTCTTCCAGATGTGGGTAGTGCCTCTGTATTTCACTATCAAGCTGAACTGGTGGAGGTTCCTGGTGATCTGGGTGCTCTTCTCAGCAGTCACAGCTTTTGTCACCTTCCGGGCAACTCGAAAGCCTCTGGTACAGACAACACCCAG GCTAGTTTATAAATGGTTTCTACTAATATACAAGATCAGCTATGCTACTGGGATCGTGGGGTACATGGCTGTCATGTTTACGCTTTTTGGTCTTAACTTATTATTCAG AATCAAACCTGAAGATGCAATGGACTTTGGCATCTCCCTGCTCTTCTATGGTCTGTACTACGGGGTGCTGGAGCGGGACTTTGCTGAGATGTGTGCAGATTACATGGCCTCAACCATCGGG TTCTACAGCGCCTCAGGGATGCCCACCAAGCACCTCTCGGACAGCGTGTGTGCCGTGTGTGGCCAGCAGATCTTCGTGGATGTCAACGAGGAAGGCATCATTGAGAACACCTACCGCCTCTCCTGCAACCACGT GTTTCATGAGTTCTGCATCCGGGGCTGGTGCATTGTCGGGAAGAAGCAGACGTGTCCATACTGCAAAGAGAAGGTGGATCTCAAGAGGATGTTCAGTAACCC CTGGGAGAGGCCACACGTCATGTACGGGCAGCTGCTGGACTGGCTGCGCTACTTGGTGGCCTGGCAGCCAGTGATCATCGGGCTGGTCCAGGGAATCAACTACATCCTGGGGCTGGAGTAA
- the PAXBP1 gene encoding PAX3- and PAX7-binding protein 1 isoform X1: protein MFRKARRVNVRKRNDSEEEDEERDEEPPQEAAPAAGTAGEGPSEASAPLASGAGLLPLPAGCVPLALPGSPAAFACAASYGAALGLGLGLMGAERGLGALPPPAAPRPPQPQQGNGLPAAGRPKEKKRSRENKEVPRASLLSFQDEEEETEEVFKVKKSSYSKKIVKQLKKEYKEDLEKSKVRTEVNSPTDVEAPLEKTGQVKDTGQEDGTANSEHGEEEMEVESEKEEEKPKAGGAFSSALSSLNVLRPGEIPDAAFIHAARKKRQMARELGDFTPVDSEPGKGRLVREDENDASDDEDDDEKRRIVFTVKEKSQRQKIAEEIGIEGSDDEALVAGEQDEELSRWEQEQIRKGINIPQVQPSQPAEVNNVYYQNTYQTLSYGSSYGVPYTYAAYGSSETKSQKTDNTVPFKTPSNEMTPVTIDLVKKQLKDRLDSMKEMHKANRQQYEKHQQSQEDSTKAIERLEGSSGGIGERYKFLQEMRGYVQDLLECFSEKVPLINELESAMHQLYKQRASRLVQRRQDDIKDESSEFSSHSNKALMAPNLDSFGRDRVIYQEQVKRRTAEREARRARRRQAREQTGKMADHLEGLSSDDEETSTDITNFNLERDRILKESSKVFEDVVESFYSIDCIKSQFEAWRSKYFASYKDAYIGLCLPKLFNPLIRLQLLTWTPLEGKCRDFETMLWFESLLFYGCEEQEQVKDDADISLLPTIVERVVLPKLTVISENIWDPFSTTQTSRMVAIVQKLIDGYPSVVNAENKNTQMLLKALLLRMRRTLDDDVFMPLYPKNILENKNSGPYLFFQRQFWSSVKLLGNFLQWYGILSNKTLQELSIDGLLNRYILMAFQNSEYGEDSIKKAQSVIACFPKQWFTNLTGDKTISQLENFCRYLVHLADTIYRNSIGCSDVEKRNAREHIKQIIKLLASIRALDHALTVANDHNVKEFKILIEGK, encoded by the exons ATGTTCCGCAAGGCGCGGAGGGTGAACGTGCGCAAGCGGAACGACtcggaggaggaggatgaggagcgCGACGAGGAGCCCCCTCAGGAGGCGGCGCCGGCGGCCGGGACGGCGGGGGAAGGGCCCAGCGAGGCCTCGGCGCCGCTGGCGTCGGGCGCCGGGCTCCTGCCGCTGCCCGCCGGCTGCgtgcccctggccctgcccggCAGCCCCGCGGCCTTCGCCTGCGCCGCCAGCTACGGCGCGGCTCTGGGCCTGGGGCTGGGCCTGATGGGGGCTGAGCGGGGCCTGGGGGCTctgccgccgcccgccgccccgcggcccccacagccccagcagggcaaCGGGCTGCCGGCCGCCGGCCGCCCCAAGGAGAAGAAGCGGTCGCGGGAGAACAAAGAGgtgcccagggccagcctgCTCAGCTTCCAGGACGAGGAGGAGG aaactgaagaaGTTTTCAAAGTGAAGAAATCAAGTTACAGCAAAAAGATTGTAAAGCAGTTGAAGAAAGAATACAAAGAAGATCTTGAAAAATCGAAAGTTAGAACAGAAGTCAATTCTCCAACAGATG TTGAAGCACCACTAGAAAAGACAGGACAGGTTAAAGATACAGGCCAAGAAGATGGGACTGCAAACAGTGAGCATGGTGAAGAGGAAATGGAAGTTGAaagtgagaaggaagaagaaaaaccaaaggCTGGTGGTGCTTTTTCAAGTGCTCTGTCGTCACTGAATGTTCTCCGCCCAG GAGAAATTCCAGATGCTGCTTTTATTCATGCCGCTAGGAAAAAGCGTCAAATGGCTCGTGAGCTTGGAGACTTTACCCCCGTTGACAGTGAACCAGGTAAAGGCCGCCTTGTTCGAGAAGATGAAAATGATGCCagtgatgatgaagatgatgacGAGAAGAGGAGGATAGTTTTTACAGtgaaggaaaaatcccaaaggcAAAAGATTGCTGAGGAAATAG GTATTGAGGGAAGTGATGATGAAGCACTAGTGGCAGGGGAGCAAGATGAAGAACTCAGTAGATGGGAGCAAGAGCAGATACGAAAAGGAATCAACATACCCCAG GTTCAGCCAAGTCAGCCTGCAGAAGTGAATAATGTGTACTACCAGAACACCTACCAGACACTGTCTTATGGTTCATCCTACGGCGTTCCATACACCTACGCCGCGTATGGATCATCGGAAACCAAGTCTCAAAAAACAGATAACACAGTTCCTTTCAAAACTCCCAGTAATGAGATGACTCCTGTTACTATTGATTTGGTAAAGAAACAGCTTAAAGACAG GTTGGACTCTATGAAAGAAATGCACAAAGCTAATCGGCAGCAATATGAGAAACATCAGCAAAGCCAAGAGGACTCTACCAAGGCAATTGAAAGATTAGAAGGGTCTTCTGGGGGTATTGGTGAACGGTATAAATTTTTGCAAGAAATGCGAGGGTATGTCCAAGACTTGCTTGAGTGTTTCAGTGAAAAG GTGCCTCTGATTAACGAGCTTGAGTCTGCAATGCACCAGCTGTACAAACAGCGAGCTTCCCGCCTTGTCCAAAGACGACAAGATGATATTAAAGATGAATCTTCGGAGTTTTCAAGCCATTCAA ATAAAGCCCTGATGGCACCAAATCTTGATTCTTTTGGGCGAGACAGAGTGATCTATCAAGAGCAAGTCAAGCGTCGAACTGCAGAAAGAGAGGCTAGAAG AGCTCGCCGCAGACAAGCGAGGGAGCAGACTGGGAAGATGGCAGATCACCTGGAAGGCCTCTCCAGCGATGATGAGGAGACTTCCACAGATATCACCAACTTCAACTTGGAGCGAG ATCGTATATTGAAAGAATCCAGCAAAGTGTTTGAAGACGTTGTGGAAAGCTTTTACTCCATTGATTGCATTAAGTCGCAGTTTGAAGCTTGGCGCTCCAAGTACTTTGCTTCTTACAAGGATGCTTATATTGGCCTCTGCTTACCAAAGCTGTTTAACCCTTTAATCAGACTTCAGCTGCTGACCTGGACTCCTTTGGAG GGCAAGTGTCGAGATTTTGAAACGATGTTGTGGTTTGAGTCATTGCTGTTTTatggctgtgaggagcaggagcaggtgaAAGATGATGCTGATATTTCACTGTTGCCTACCATTGTAGAGAGAGTTGTTCTTCCTAAATTAACAG taatttctgaaaatatctggGATCCCTTTTCTACCACACAGACATCTAGAATGGTAGCAATTGTACAGAAACTAATAGATGGATATCCCTCAGTGGtgaatgcagaaaacaaaaatacacaa ATGCTTTTAAAGGCGCTGCTGCTAAGAATGAGGAGAACACTAGATGATGATGTATTCATGCCCTTGTATCCAAAAAA CATCTTGGAAAACAAGAACTCTGGTCCGTATTTGTTTTTCCAACGTCAGTTTTGGTCCTCTGTTAAG TTATTGGGAAACTTCCTCCAGTGGTATGGAATCCTTTCAAACAAAACTCTACAGGAGCTGTCCATAGATGGGTTGCTTAATAGATACATTCTTATGGCTTTTCAAAACTCAGAGTATGGAGAGGACAGCATTAAGAAAGCTCAAAGT GTAATTGCTTGCTTCCCTAAGCAATGGTTCACTAATCTAACAGGAGACAAGACTATTTCTCAGCTAGAAAACTTCTGTAGATACCTTGTTCACCTGGCTGATACAATTTACAGAAACAGCATTGGGTGCTCTGATGTAGAGAAGAGAAATGCAAG